In Nitrospirota bacterium, the following are encoded in one genomic region:
- the amrB gene encoding AmmeMemoRadiSam system protein B, protein MGRMNPEPSRRKPAVAGQFYYSSPEKLRSQIDGCVQRGITKEDVIGILSPHAGLMYSGTVAGAVYSRINFPDIFVIIGPNHTGLGVPLSIYTEGEWDMPFGAVSIHKGLSKEILQNSKMLRDDSNAHLMEHSIEVQIPFMQYFSKEFKIVPIAMMDTRLEACREIGHAIASAIKKTHNSVVIVASSDMTHYESDESAQRKDRMAIEKIISLDPEGLHTIVNKENISMCGFAPAVVMLFAAIELGAHESELVKYMTSGEVSGDYAHVVGYAGVIIK, encoded by the coding sequence ATGGGAAGGATGAATCCTGAGCCAAGTCGAAGGAAACCAGCAGTAGCAGGACAGTTTTATTATAGCTCACCAGAGAAACTCCGTAGCCAGATAGATGGTTGCGTTCAAAGAGGTATTACGAAGGAAGATGTAATAGGCATACTCTCTCCACATGCAGGGCTTATGTATTCAGGAACAGTAGCAGGGGCAGTCTATTCAAGGATAAATTTCCCTGATATCTTTGTGATTATAGGACCAAATCATACTGGTCTCGGTGTACCATTATCAATCTATACAGAAGGTGAATGGGATATGCCATTTGGAGCTGTATCTATACACAAGGGGCTATCGAAGGAGATATTACAAAACTCAAAAATGCTTAGAGATGATTCCAATGCACACCTCATGGAGCATTCTATCGAGGTTCAAATACCATTTATGCAATATTTTTCTAAAGAGTTTAAGATAGTACCGATAGCAATGATGGATACACGGCTTGAAGCATGCAGAGAAATAGGACATGCTATTGCCAGCGCAATAAAGAAAACCCACAACTCTGTAGTTATTGTAGCGAGCTCAGACATGACTCATTACGAATCAGATGAATCTGCACAGAGAAAGGACAGAATGGCAATAGAGAAGATAATATCTCTCGACCCTGAGGGTCTACACACAATTGTAAATAAAGAAAATATCTCTATGTGTGGATTTGCTCCAGCCGTAGTTATGCTTTTTGCTGCAATAGAGCTTGGAGCACATGAATCAGAACTCGTAAAATATATGACCTCTGGAGAAGTAAGCGGTGATTATGCCCATGTAGTTGGTTATGCAGGGGTAATAATAAAATAA
- a CDS encoding PIN domain-containing protein yields the protein MLVGVDTGFFYLVRDDHPSALKILEEETIITSSIVIYELQKKILQRDFKESFLLDKIEQSIYIISININIAKKAAYISHNFGIHGLDALILSSLLQAGCKEIYTVDPHFEKFKEKDIKIILLK from the coding sequence ATGCTTGTAGGCGTTGATACAGGATTTTTTTATTTAGTTCGAGATGATCATCCTTCAGCACTTAAAATATTAGAAGAAGAAACTATTATTACATCCTCTATTGTCATATATGAATTACAAAAAAAGATACTTCAGCGTGATTTTAAAGAATCATTTCTTCTGGATAAAATAGAACAATCTATATATATTATATCGATAAATATAAATATCGCAAAAAAGGCAGCTTATATTTCCCATAATTTTGGTATCCATGGACTTGATGCACTTATTTTAAGTTCTCTTTTGCAAGCAGGTTGTAAAGAGATTTATACTGTGGATCCTCATTTTGAAAAATTTAAAGAAAAGGATATAAAAATTATCCTATTGAAATAG
- a CDS encoding MTAP family purine nucleoside phosphorylase translates to MKVFVIGGSGAYDFAKNLFGRLKESITIPTPFGDVSPVYIFDLDGVEYGLISRHGEKKYSITAPFVNYRANIWAARELGTERIIAWTGPGAISECLKPGDLVIPDDVIDFTKKRSLTFFENKGIGFIRQNPVFCPTLQEMLYRYASSMRNTHKGGVYLCTEGPRLETPAEVRFFKSIGADMVGMTLVPEVFLARELELCYGAICYITNYAEGIMEFPYKKGELFEGTLPDEMKASVTETLNAIPEMIKNAVKELYTIERNCPCKDSMLRYKLRGDL, encoded by the coding sequence ATGAAAGTCTTTGTGATCGGTGGAAGTGGAGCATATGATTTTGCAAAGAATCTCTTTGGAAGACTTAAAGAATCAATAACTATCCCTACCCCATTTGGGGATGTCTCACCTGTTTATATCTTTGACCTTGATGGAGTAGAATATGGTCTTATTTCAAGGCATGGAGAAAAAAAATATTCAATTACAGCCCCTTTTGTTAATTACAGAGCGAATATCTGGGCAGCGAGGGAGCTTGGTACAGAAAGGATTATCGCCTGGACTGGTCCTGGGGCTATTAGCGAATGCCTTAAACCTGGTGACCTTGTTATCCCTGATGATGTGATAGACTTCACAAAGAAAAGGTCTCTTACTTTCTTTGAGAATAAGGGCATCGGTTTTATCAGACAGAATCCTGTATTCTGCCCTACCCTCCAAGAGATGCTTTACAGATACGCCTCATCAATGAGAAATACACATAAAGGAGGTGTGTATCTCTGCACAGAGGGTCCAAGGCTTGAGACACCTGCAGAGGTAAGGTTCTTTAAATCCATTGGTGCAGATATGGTAGGCATGACCCTCGTCCCTGAGGTTTTCCTCGCAAGGGAGCTTGAGTTATGTTACGGTGCAATATGCTATATAACAAACTATGCAGAAGGAATAATGGAGTTTCCATATAAAAAAGGTGAACTCTTTGAAGGAACACTGCCTGATGAGATGAAGGCATCTGTAACTGAAACACTTAATGCTATTCCTGAGATGATTAAAAACGCTGTTAAGGAGTTATATACCATAGAGCGTAATTGTCCATGTAAGGACTCTATGCTCAGATATAAATTAAGGGGAGATTTATAA